From the genome of Papaver somniferum cultivar HN1 chromosome 2, ASM357369v1, whole genome shotgun sequence, one region includes:
- the LOC113347845 gene encoding uncharacterized protein LOC113347845 — translation MSFINAYQAATSTVMSVMFLGVKTEKSNGSFSAREEATTVVINQVISSSIEAQKLYSKVITTIRMHKEGSIRTYPVVTTAISGSSSAEEISAAIGNLLDGYLLTASLFKVFVQSVAVPIFKCGICYILIIATIGSLVSTHQAANYEETESAFLGVLSTVNLTALIKNEGESITTFEERLQTSLMVSSSHGSGC, via the exons ATGAGTTTTATCAATGCCTATCAGGCCGCGACCTCAACAGTTATGTCAGTTATGTTCCTTGGTGTTAAAACTGAGAAGAGTAACGGTTCTTTCAGTGCTCGAGAAGAAGCTACAACAGTTGTCATCAATCAGGTTATATCTAGTAGTATAGAAGCTCAAAAGTTGTATTCCAAAGTGATAACAACCATAAGGATGCACAAGGAAGGTTCAATTCGCACCTACCCAGTCGTGACAACTGCAATTTCTGGGAGTTCTAGTGCTGAAGAGATAAGCGCAG CAATAGGTAACTTACTGGATGGGTACTTGCTTACTGCATCTCTCTTCAAGGtgtttgtacaatcagttgcggTGCCAATTTTTAAGTGTGGAATATGTTACATTCTTATTATTGCTACAATTGGTTCTCTTGTTAGTACCCACCAAGCCGCAAATTATGAAGAAACTGAGTCTGCTTTCCTTGGAGTATTAAGCACAGTAAACTTAACtgcattgataaaaaatgaaGGTGAATCAATCACTACTTTTGAGGAACGACTACAAACAAGTTTGATGGTTTCATCTTCTCATGGTTCCGGGTGTTGA